TAGCGTCTTCGTCGGCGGCCGAGAGCGTGACACCCAGGTATCCATCAGCACCCGCGGTGGCATGAGCGTGCACGCCATTGGCGGGACGGAAGACGAGGAGTTGAAGCAGTACTATGGCGATATGGCGCGTCGTAATGATGAGCGGCGCATGGACGGGGTGAAAGCTATACGGAGCTACCGTGGCGACATTGAGGACGGAGAGGATGTCGGCAAGCCGCGCCGCGTGACGAACCGGCGTAACGTGGACGGCCGCTCGGCAACTGGCTATGGCGGTATCAACTTCAAGCGCAAAGCAGCCATGCGCAACGGCGAGCAGTGGGGCGATGTCGAggtccgcagcagcaccaaggGCGGGGGTGGCAGCTCGCTCAATATGGACCAGTCCTATGGGCAGCAGCCGATGTACGGGTCAGGGATGCACACAGCCCCCGTTGTGTTCGAGGAGTCACCAGTGATGCCGCAGATATATAATAAGGAGGATGTCCACTCGTATAGCAACATGAGTGACGCGTTTTCGGAGGATGACCAGGATGCACAGGGGGATGTAGAGTACTAAACAAACAACGAAAGAGGCAGAGCAGTAACTGAGAAAGACAAGCAGAGGGCAAGAATGACGATAAAAAACACTAGTGAGCTTGACGACACCCTAGAGAGTATggcgagggaaagaagaggttGGTGGGTACCCCCCACCAAAGGCACGAAGACGCACATACATGAGAGTGCTTGGTGGCACCGTTGAGGCTGTTTACTCATTGCCTCGACTGAATACCAGTCGGTGGGTTTCGCACTTATCCCATCTCGCGTTTTCTCTATTCGAGCATCATTTTTgttctgccccccccctcttccttttcccgTTGTTATGCTCTATTTGCTTCCATTGCGACGCATTTCACATGGCTTGTCCACAttttcctttttcgtttttacGTTTCTTATTGTATGTATCGTatcacctcctctctttacCGGCCATTTGTTGAGTTGCCGTAG
The window above is part of the Leishmania panamensis strain MHOM/PA/94/PSC-1 chromosome 33 sequence genome. Proteins encoded here:
- a CDS encoding hypothetical protein (TriTrypDB/GeneDB-style sysID: LpmP.33.3050), translating into MYYGGHDQSYGGNQGYAGGLGGNMQDYNYPQQQMMPRQEPSGYHQYGQQGAYAQPGMMNGVAGDGHGGCSYDNGYAQPDGNDGRMTALKSSKSFTGPPPGMDCMQSSAARSRPIASHSSKGGGTGLARNGSVFVGGRERDTQVSISTRGGMSVHAIGGTEDEELKQYYGDMARRNDERRMDGVKAIRSYRGDIEDGEDVGKPRRVTNRRNVDGRSATGYGGINFKRKAAMRNGEQWGDVEVRSSTKGGGGSSLNMDQSYGQQPMYGSGMHTAPVVFEESPVMPQIYNKEDVHSYSNMSDAFSEDDQDAQGDVEY